GGCGGCGACGGGGTGACCCAGCTGCGCGTCGCCGACTTCGACGATGGCCCCAAGGCCGGCACCGTCCGCATCACCACCGTCTCGATGCTGCTCAAGGACGGCGCGAGCGAGAGCAGCGTCTCCTTCCGCAAGAACGACACGCCCGAACTGTCGACCGCGAGGCTCCGCTTGAGCGCCGCCCCTACCCCCGCCCGCTGGGTCATCGTCAGCGAGGAGACCGGCACCGACGACAATCGCCCCGCCAAGATCCGCGTCACCACCACCCGCGACGGCAATGCGCTGACCGAGCTCAAGGAAGTCGACTTCACCGACTACGCCGCCGAGACCTGGCTCCCGCGCAACCGCACCACCCTCACCCGCGCCGGCGACTGAGGCTGCGCGGCTCAGCCGTGCACGGTCTCGCCCCGCGCCAGGGCGGCAACCCATTTGGCCACTGCAACCTTCCGCTTGGCCCGCTCGGTCACCGCGTGGAGCCGGTAGAGCACCGCATAGCGATTGGCGCCGCTCAACCCGTCGAAGAACGACTTCGCCGGCGGCCTCCTGGCGAGCGCCGCCGCCAAGTCCTCGGGCACCGCGATCCGGCTCGCCGGCGGATAGGCCGCCTCCCACCGCCCGTCCGCCTTGGCCGCCTCAATCTGTGCCACACCGCCCGGCCGCACCCGCCCCTCGGCAAGCAGCTCCTCGGCCCGGCGGGCATCGTTCTCGGACCATTTCGAGCGCGGCCGGCGCGGCGTGAATCGGATCAGGAAATGACGCTCGTCGAGCTTGCCGAGCTGCCCGTCGATCCAGCCGAAGCACAGCGCGCTGTCGATCGCCTCCGCCTTGCCGACCGAGGTCGCCCCGCCGCCAGCCTTGGCGATCGCCAGCCAGATCCCCTTGGCGTCGGCCGGCTGCGTTGCCAGCCACGCCTCCAGCGCCGCCTGGTCCGTGAAATGCGTGATCGGCAGGCCGCTGCGTTCACTGTCCCCTGTCACGGCACCATGGTGCCCGGCGCCAAGAAGCCGAGCAAGGCGATTGCGGCTCGGTTGACGGCGCCGCCGCCGCGATGAACAATGGCTCCAGCGCGGGGTCACCCCGCCATCCGGGGGGAAGCACATGTTCATCAGTTGGGGGGTGCGGTCCAAGGCCGCGCATGTCGGGGACGCGGGCGTTCGCCATTGCGAGCGGTGCGGCGAGGACAGCAATTTCCAGCATTGGGTGACCTATCAGGTGCGCCACGCCTACTGGCTGTTCCGCTGGGTGACCGGCAAGGAAACGCAGCTTGTCTGCGGCCATTGCGGCGCGCAGCACTGGGGTGACGACACCCTCGACAAGGCGACCGTCGCCAAGGCCATCCCCTTCCTGGACCGGCGGGGCTGGACGCTCGGCGCCGGCGCGCTCGCCAGCCTGTTCGCCGTCGGCGCGGTGGCCAGCGCGGCAGACGCCAGCGACAATGCCAATTACGTCGCCGCGCCCAGGGTCGGCGACATCTACGAAGTTGATGCCGCGCGCCTGTCGAGCAATCCCGAGGCGCCGGTCATGTACAGCACGATTCGGGTGGCGGCGATTGCCGGCGACACCCTGACGCTGCAGCCGGCCAAGACCTATTTCAAGGAGCGGCGCGGCGCCGATCGCGATCTCTCCGACGGAACCGCGCGGTCGCCTGATTACTACGCTGATGTCCGCGACACTGCCGACCGCCATCAGGTCGCGCAGTGGCTCAAGGACGGGATCATCGTCGACGTCGAACGATAGCGCGGCAACGTCCGCGGTTCGCCGGTTCGGGTCGCTAGGCGGACCTTCGTGACCCGCCCGGACGTTCGGTCACCATGCTCGAGAACATCCCCCACTGGCTCGGCTCGGCGCTCAGCAACCTGCGCGCCGGGCATGACAAGCTCACCCTCGCCCGGCTCGACCTCGGCGGCCTGCCGACGCTCGACCTGATGAGCCCGGCCTTCGCCCCCGGCGCCCGCCTGCCCGAGCGGTTCACCGCCGACGGGGAAGGCGTGTCGCCCCCGCTCCACTGGCGCGGCGTGCCCGAAGGGACCGCGCGGCTGGCGCTGATCGTCGAGGATCCCGACGCCCCCGCCCCGCGCCCGTTGGTCCATGCCATCGTCGCCGCGATCGACCCCGCGCTCGATCAGTTGGAGGAAGGCGCGATCCGGGCCGACGGTGACGGCGCGGCGGGCAAGGATGTCGGCAAGAACAGCTTCGGCGGCGAAGGTTGGCTCCCGCCCGATCCGCCGACCGGCCACGGCGCCCACGACTATGTCTTCCAATTGCTCGCGCTCGACGGCGAGGCGCCAGCGCCCGACTTCAGCCCCGGGCGCGGCGACCTAGTCGAGCATGTCCGCGGCCACGTCCTCGCCGCCGGGGTGCTGGTGGGGACCTATTCGCGCGGCGAGGAAGCGCCGGTCGGCCCGGTCGGCGCGGTCGCGCCCGCCTAGAGGCCGAACAGCTCCACCGACGAAGCGAACTTGAGCGCGTCCAATCCGCCGAACATCGCCTCAAGGCTCCGCCCGGCGGCCAGCTGCGCGCGAACCGCAGCGACGCTCTCCCGGTAGCGCGGGCCCAGCAGCGGATGGGCGAGATACGCCTGCGCCTCCTCGGGACCGGACAGACCGTAGAACTTGGCGGCCGGACTGTGGCCGAGGTCGCCGTGCTGGGGGAAGATGAACCACATCCAGTGGGTCCGCTTCTGCCCTGCCGCGATCTCCGCCAGCGCGCGTTCGAAGACGCCATCGCGCTGCGCCGCGACGAAGCGCTGGAGGTTGAACGGGTCGCTCACCGCAGCCGCGCGAAGAGGAGGGCGATGTAGGCGGTGAACAGCACCGTCATGGCGAGCGCGGCGAAGTGGTGCAGCCGCTCGCGCCGGATCAGCGCGGCGGGCAGCGAGATGGCGAGGAAGGAGAGGTGGAACAGCAGATTCTCGCGCTCGGGCAAACGGCCCTCGAGCACCCACTCGCGAAAGATGCTCCACGGCACCACCGCGAAGGCGAGCCCGAAGAAGGCGGACGCCTCGCGATAATAATGCGCCTTGAGGTCGAGCGGCTCGGTCGCCGGCACGTCGGGCAGGACGATCGCCGCGAGCATGTAGATGAGCGCAGTCTGGACGAGGGTGACGCCGAACGCCGCGAAGCTCCACTCGGTCCGCTGGGTGAGGTTGAAGCTCGCCCACCAATGCTGGGTGACCATCAGCAGCACCAGCACCGACCAGATCAGCGGCAGCGGATAGAAGCGCACCTGCGCGCGGCTGAGGATCAGCGCGCGATAGCCTTGCAGCACCTGCTGGATGGCAAGGCCGAGGATGATCGACAGCAGCACCGAGAGATAGGAAAATGCGTCCACCGACCGGGCAAGTCCTCAGGCGCCCAGCCTAGCGCGCTCGCCGCGCGGCACAATCGTCCGATTGCCTCAGCCGCGGGCGAGCCGGACCAGCGCCTCGTCGAGCGCTTGGAGAAAGCGCGAGCGATCGGCCTTGGCGAAGGGCGGCGGGCCGCCGATGCCCTCGCTTCCCGCGCCCGCGCGCAGGTCGGCCATGATCGCCCGCGTCGCGATCGCCGCGCCGATCCCGGCGTTGGTGAACGCCTTGCCGGTCGGGGCGAGTACGACCGACCCCGCCTTGAGACAGCGTTCGGCGAGCAGGATGTCGCCGGTGATCACGACGGTCGTAGGCCCGGCGCGCGCGGCGATCCAGTCGTCGGCGGCGTCGAACGCGTCGGTCACCACCACGCGTTCGATCTGCGGATGCTCGGGCACGCGCAGCCGCTGGTTGCTGACCACGCTGACCGGAACGCCGTGGCGCCAGGCGACCCGGTAAATCTCGTCCTTGACCGGGCAGGCGTCGGCATCGACCAGGATCCGCCGGGTGGACATCGGCGGCGCGGACTCAGCCGTTGCCGAGCCCGCCGCCGCTGCCCTTGGTCGACGGATTGGCCGCAATCGTCTTGGGCTTCTCCTTCTTGGGTTTGCGCGCTTCCTTGTTCGACTTCACCTGACCCTTGGCCATGACGGGCTCCCTCGTTCGTGTGCCGGACGGTTGTTATCACGGCGAAGGCGTTCAACCCACCGGCGGCGATCCGGTGCCGCGCGGGCCCCGGATCGCCGTCCATCGGTCAGCGCAGGCCGCCGCTCGCCGCCAGCTTCTCGCCGGTCAGCCAGCGGCTGTCGTCGCCGGCGAGGAAGACCGCGACGTCGGCGACATCGTCGGGCGCGCCGATCCGGCCGAGCGGGGTCTGGGCGACGATCTGGCTCTCGAATTCCGAGCCGATCACCCCCGCCTCGCGCGCGCCTTCGGTGACGATCATGCCCGGGTTGATCGCGTTGACCCGGATGCCGCGCGGGCCGAGTTCCTTGGCGAGCACGCCGGTGATCGCGTCGACCGCGCCCTTGGTGCCCGTGTAGATCGCCGACTGCGGGACCAGCAGGCTGGTGATGTTCGACGAGATGTTGATGACGCTCGCGCCGGCTTCGAGGTGCGGCACCGCCGCCTTGGTGGTGAGCAGGGTGCCGAGCACGTTGATGTCGAACTGGCGGCGATAGTCGTCCGCCGTGACCTCCTCGATCGCGGAGAAGGCATAGACCCCACTGTTGTTGACGAGGATGTCGAGCCGGCCGAACTGCTCGACCGCGGCGTCGACCAGGCCCTTGGCGTCGGCTTCGTCGGCGACGTTGCCGTGGACCGCGACTGCGCGGCCGCCGGCGGCGGTGATCGCGTCGACTACCTTGTCGGCGCCCTCCTTGCTCGAGGCGTAGTTCACCACCACTGCCGCGCCCTCGGCGGCAAGCGCCTTTGCGATGCTTGCGCCAATGCCCTTGGAAGCCCCGGTGACCACCGCGACCTTGTCTGTCAATTTGCCCATGTCATTGCTCCATATCCGTCCGTCGGCGACGCGACCGCCACCGCAGCGGTGCATCACTTCGGAAGTTCGGGAAGTTGGAACTGTTGAACCGATGTTCAAGGGCGCTTATCTGATTTGGCGATGAGACCGCTGCTGCACCCTTCGCTCGACGACCTCCGGCCCGACGCGATCCTCCATGCGCTGGCGGATCGCGAGCGGGCGGCGATCTTCGCAGACATCGCCGCGACCGATTGCGTCGCGCGCTGCGCCGAGGTCGCCGAGCAGCGCGGGCGGACGGTCCCCAAGTCGTCGCTGTCGCAGCATTTCAAGATCCTGCGCGAGGCCGGGCTGATCCGCTCCGAACGCGTCGGGATCGAGCTGCGCAACTATTCGCGGTGCGCCGAGGTCGAGACCCGCTTTCCCGGGCTGATCAAGGCGATCCTGACCGCTTACGAATGCGAGGAAGAGGAGGCCGCATGAGCGACGACTGGCGGGTGCTACGAATGGCGGAAATCCGCGCGATGATCCTCGCCGCGCTGCCGACCGCGGTCGAGGAGCGCAAGTGGAAGAAGCCGAGCAACCCTGCGGGCGTGCCGACCTGGAGTGTCGACGGGCAGCTGATCTGCACAGGTGAAACCTATCGCGACAAGGTCAAGCTGACCTTCGCCCATGGCGCCGCGTTGGCCGACCCGGCGGGGCTCTTCAACGCCAGCCTCGACGGCAACCAGCGGCGGGCGATCGACCTCCACGAGGGCGACCGCCTCGACGCGACTGCTTTCGAAGCGCTGCTCCAGGCCGCCGCGGCGCGCGCTTAGGCTATTTCTTGAGGGGGTCGTGGCCCCAATTCATCAACGAATAGCGCCACTTGGTCTCGCTGACGTCGCCCTCCGGACGCTGCGCCATGTGGCGGTGCACATAGCCCGCCACCTTGCGCATGTGGGCGAGGTCGGCGTCGGTGAGGTCGGCCTGCTTCTTGCCGAGGATGGCGATGATTTTTCGCCCCGAGCGGTGGCCGGTGCTTTCGCCACCGTCGCCGCCTTGGGTGTGGCTGTCGCCGACCTCTCGGCTGTGGTCGGTGTCGAGCCATTTCTCGAGCGCCGGCGGTGTCATGTTCACCGCGGCGTGGAAGTCCCTGACGATCTCAGACCGGTCCAGCGAGTCGCTCATAAGCCTGTCTCCTCAAGGGGTTGAACGCTGCTCGCGCCGAGTGGTTCGAGGCTCTCACCTTTGCTTAACGATGCTTGCCTATGCCTGCGTAGGATGGGGAGCGTGCAAGCATGAACATGTATCGGAGCCACCCGCAGCATGTGACGATTCCCGACGCGTTTACCGCAGGAATCCGGGCTTATCGCGAGCCGCCTGAACCGCTTCCGCTCCAGCTGACGTTCCTCGAGGCGGCCGACGAGGCGGCGTGGGTCGAGCAGGTGCGAGTGCTGCTGTCGGCGGGGGATGCCGCCGGCGCCGAGGCGCTGTTGCGGGATGCTTTTGCGCCATTTGGCGGATCGCTTTCCGCCATTTGCCAAGCGACCAAGGCCGCCGACGTCGTCATCGACGGGTGGGACGACCTGCTGCCGATCCTGGCCGAATGGGAAGGCCCGCCGATCAGCGCGATCACTCTCGGCCTGACCAACCCGCCCGACCTGGTGTTCGAAGCCGGGCAGACGCACGAGCCCGAACTGCTGCTCGGGCTCTATTCGGACGAGGCCTTCGCCTTTTCGACCAGCCCGGCGGAGACGGTGCTGGCGGAATGCAGCCGCGAGATGCCGGCGTGGGTCGGGCATGAGGAAGATGTCGAATTCTATTGCGCGACCGCGGGGCTCGCCGAGCTCAACAGCGCGCTGACGCTCCACAAGCATCGCCACTTCCTCCGCGACGGACGCGACGGGGTCGAGGGGCGCGCGCCGGGGGGCTATGTCGAATATGTGCTCGGCTGCTGGCTGCGCTCGACGCTGTTCCTGGCGGCGGTGCAGCGCGCGGCGAAGCAATTGCCGGGTGGGTGCCGGCTGGTCGCGGGGGCGGTCGGGGTCAACGCCGACTTCGTCACGCTGATCGAGCCCAAGCGCCGCCGCGCCGCCGCCCGCGCGACGCCTGAGAAGAGCAGCGAGCCGCAGTTCGCCGCGCTGACGATCAAGCCGTGGGTGCCGCGCGAGGACCTGGACGCCGAGGTCGCGCCGGCGAGCGGCGCGAGCCTGCGCCAGCGGGTGCTGCAGGCCGAAGTGATCCCGATCGTCAGCCCGCCGGTCGTGGCCGCCGCGCCGGTTGCCGCGCCCGAGCCCGAGCCCGAGGTGAAGCGGAGTTGGTGGTCGCGGCTGTTCCGCCGCGAGCGCTAGCGCCTAGCGGGGCAGCGCCCGGACCGCCGCCAGCGTCTTGGCGACATGGTCCTTCCAGCTCAAATCCGAGTGGACGAAGGTGATCCGCCCGTCGCGGGCGATCACGTAGCTGGTGCGGTTGGTCATCGAGACCACCGGCAATTTGACGTCATAGGCCTTGATGACCTCGGGACTGGCGGTCGCGACCGGGAACTTGCCGCGGCAGGCCTCGGTGCTGAAGCGGCGCAGCGTCGGCAGATCATCGGCGCTCATCCCGATCACCCGCGCGCCGGCCTTCTGGAAATCGGCGGAGGCATCGCTGAACGCCTTGGCCTCGAAGGTGCAGCCCTCGGTAAAGGCCTTGGGGTAGAAATAGAGCACCACCGGGCCATGCTTGAGCTGGTCGGCAAGGTGGAGCTTGAAGTCCTTGCCGCCGAGCGCGCCCATGGTGGTGAAGTCGGGCGCCTTGGCACCGACGGGGAGCGACGCCGCGGCGGGGGCGCCGAGGCCGAGGGTGAGGGCGGCGGCGAACAGCAGACGGCGCATGGGCTTGCTCCTGGCGAAATGAGAGGTTGGCGCCCGTGCTAGGCCTCCGCGGAGCCCACGTCCACTCGTCCAAGGGCCAGGAGAAGCGGGCATAAAAAGAGGCGCCCACCCGAAGGTGAGCGCCTCGCCTGCGTGCTCTTTCGCGCAGTTACTTCTTCTGGGTGCTGTTGCCCGAGATGGTGTCGTCGGCGCTGTTGCCGTCGAGGTCCGCGCTGGTGCGGACGCGGTCGGCGCGCTCTTCGCCATTCTCGCGGACCATGTCCGCCTTGTTGTTGAGCGCGTCTTCGCGATTCTCGGTGGTGGCGTTGTCGGCCATGTCCTCGAGGTTGTCGGCGCGGGCTTCGGCGTTCGCCTCAATGTTGTCGGCGGTCTTTTCCTGCGGGGTGTTGTTGCAGGCGGCGAGCGAAAGCAGGCCGGCGGCGACCGCGAGGGCAGAAAGAGTCTTCATGAAAATATTCCCCTGTGTAGCGCTCGGTCCCCCTTCGAGACCGATGACGTTACCGAAGCGTTTCAATCGCCGAGGCGCGCGGTTGTTCCCGTCAGCGGGGCGGGCGGCAGCAGGCGAGCGCGGCGGCGCCGGTGGCGGCGTCCTGCTCGACCAGCGCCGACGTGCCCTTGCGGCGCATTGGCGCGGCGGCGCCCTGCAACTCGACATAAAGCTGCTGACCGGGGGCGGCTCGTACTTCGAGCGTGGCGTTGCGCTGGGCCGAAAAGGCGGGCCAGACCGCCTCGATGACGTGCTTGCCGGGGGCGAGGGCGAAGGAGAGCCGGCGCTTCTGGCCGAGCGTGCCGAACTCGTGATCGTCGATCACCAACGTCGGCGCGAAGAGGATGGGTTCGGCGTACGCGCGGTAGACGACCAGCGTCGCGGCGTTGGCCGGGAGGGCCGGCGGGGCGGCGGGTAGAGCAGCGGCGAACAGCAAGGCCGAGAGGATGGGCATGGTCCCTCCATCGATCGGCAATGGTCAGACTAGCGGCCGGGCCGGCGGTTGCAAGCCGGGGGCCGGCTGACCCGCCTCAGCGATCCGAGGCGAGCCAGGCAGCGGCGAGGTAGAGGATGATCGCGATCGGCCCGGTGACCAGCACCGCGAGGATCAGGCCGAGGCGGACGATCAGCGGATCGAGGCCGGTCGCATCGGCGATGCCCGCGCCGACCCCGAGGACCTTGGCGTCGCGGCGGTTGAGCAGGAACTTCTGCATGGATGCGCGCTCCGTTCAGGCGAGGTGGATCGGGCCGACGGCGGCCGAGACGAACAGCATGGCGGTGATGAACGCGCCGGCGAGGCTGACCGCGGTATTGCGGAAATTCGAGGTCGAGATGAACATGTGAAAGCTCCCTTGTTTGTCGTGGCGTCCGACTGCCGGGGCCACGAAGCTTTCAATGCAGAGAGCGTGCCAATTTCAAAAAGTCGTTTCTTTTCAAAGAGAGGCGAAAAAAGGGGCTCCCAGCACCGTGCGGGGAGCCCCATCGCTTGGCGGAATTTCCCAACGCCGCCGTGGTTGCTACACCTAACTGCTGGTCGTGTTGCCGCCGTCGGGGTGGATCACCTGGCCGGTCATGTAGGAGGAATCCTCGCAGGCGAGGAACAGGAAAGCGGGGGCGACCTCGTTGGGCTGGCCGGGGCGCTTCATCGGCGTGTCCTTGCCGAATTCGGGGATCTTCTCGGGCGGCTGGCCGCCGGACGGGTTGAGCGGGGTCCAGATCGGACCCGGGGCGACCCCGTTCACGCGGATGCCCTGCTCGACCAGATTGAGCGCGAGGCTGCGGGTGAAGGCGGTGATGGCGCCCTTGGTCGCACTATAGTCGAGCAGGATCGGCGCGCCCTTGTACATCGTCTCCGAGGTGCAGTTGACGATCGCCGCACCCGACTTGAGATGGGGCATCGCCGCCTGGGTGAGGAAGAACATCGAATAGATTTTCGACTGGAAGGTACGGCGGAGCTGCTCCTCCGAGATGTCTTCGATCTTCTCCTGGTGGTGCTGTTCGCCGGCGTTGTTGATGAGCACGTCGAGCCGGCCGAAGGCGTCGATCACCTGGTGGACGGCTTTCTCGCAGAAGCTCTTGTCACCGAGGTCGCCGGGGATGGTCAGCGCGCGGCGGCCTTCGGCGGCGACGATGTCGCGGGTCTTGGCCGCATCGTCATGCTCGTTGAGATAGATGATCGCGACGTCGGCGCCTTCGCGCGCGAACAAGGCGGCGACCGCGCGGCCGATGCCGCTGTCGCCGCCGGTGACGATCGCGACCTTGTCTTTCAGGCGGCCCGAGCCGGGGTAGCGCGGCTGCCACTCGGGTTTGGGCTCGAGCGCGCTTTCGTGACCGGGGAGATGGTCGTTGGGGTGGACTTCGGGCTGGAAGGTCTCGGCCATGGGATAAACTCCGTTCGGCCGAGCGGGGGGCTCAGCCGTTCGCGTGGTCAACGCTAAGCGGCGTGCTCCGCTCCAACCTTTGAGCCGCCGGAACGGTCGTCGCGCGGCGGCACTCGGCGACCACGGTGGGATAGTCGACGTCGGTGTTCTGGGTGAGCGCGGCGGCGGCGGCGGCGTCGCAGCTGGCGCGGCTTTCATAGCGGGTGGGCATGGTCGCGACCGGGGTGCAGGCGGCCGACGAGCCGTCGGCGCAGCCGAGGATGGCGATGACGTAAGCGATGGGCCCCATGATGCGAACTCACTGGCAAGCAATGACAAACTTGAAGGCATAACCGTCGATTAACGGCTCGGTTCCGTTCGTTTCGGGGGCGAACGATTGCGGTGAGGCAGCGCGGTGCCTACCTGTGGCACGATGGCGACAGCGGAAGAGACGACGACCCGCCCGGTGGCGGGGTTCAAGACGCTGTGGCGCTTCCTGCCGATGCTGTGGCCCAAGGGCGAGCGCGAGCTCAAGCTGCGCGTAGTGGTGGCGGTGGTGCTGGTGCTGGCCGGGCGCGGCGTGCTGTTCGCCATGCCCTTCACCTACAAGGCGATCATCGACCGGATGAGCGGGCCGGCGCAGGCGGTCGGGATCGTCTTCGCGCTGGTCGCCGCCTACACGCTGGCGCGGTTCGGCGGGGTGCTTAGCGACAATTTGCGCAACGCCGTGTTCGAGAAGGTCGGGCAGAGCGCGGCGCGGCGGCTGTCGGCGCGGGTGTTCCGCCATGTCCACAGCCTGTCGCTGCGCTTCCACCTCGAGCGGCGAACGGGGAGCCTGACCAAGATCGTCGAGCGGGGCACCAAGAGCATCGACATGATGCTCTATTTCCTGCTGTTCAACATCGCCCCGACGCTGATCGAGCTGGTTGCCACGAGCGTCATTTTCTACGTCAAATATGGGCTGGGCCTGGTGGCGGCGACGCTGGTGACGGTGGCGGTCTACATCGTCTTCACCCGGCGGGTGTCGGAATGGCGCAGCAAGCTCCAGCGCGAGATGAACGACGTCGACAACAAGGCGATCGGGCGCGCGGTCGACAGCCTGCTCAATTACGAGACGGTGAAATATTTCGGCGCCGAGGAGCGCGAGGCGCGCCGCTACGACGAGGCGATCGGGACCTTCACCCGCGCCGCGGTGCGCAACGAGGTGAGCCTGGCGTGGCTCAACATCGGGCAGAGCTTCATCACCAACGGGATGATGGCGGGCGCGATGGCGCTGACCGTGTGGGGGTGGAGCCAGGGCAAGTTCACCCCGGGCGACGTGGTGCTGGTCAACAGCCTGCTGCTGCAGCTGTTCCGCCCCTTGGACATGCTCGGCTGGGTCTATCGCTCGATCCGCCAGGGGCTGATCGACATGGAGGCGATGTTCGACCTGACCGACACCGCCGCCGAGGTGGTCGATGCGCCGGGCGCGGTGGCACTGAGCGTGCCGAACGGCGAGCTCCGCTTCGAGGACGTGCGGTTCGGCTACGACCCCGAGCGGACGATCCTCGAGGGCGTGAGCTTCAGGGTGCCGGCGGGGACTACGCTGGCGGTGGTCGGGCCGTCGGGGGCGGGCAAGTCGACGCTGGCGCGGCTGCTCTACCGTTTCTACGATCCCCAAGGCGGGCGCATCCTGATCGACGGGCAGGACATCGCCCAAGTGACGCAGGCGAGCCTGCGCGCGGCAATCGGGATCGTCCCGCAGGACACGGTGCTGTTCAACGACACCATCGGCTACAACATCGGCTACGGCCGCGACGGGGCGAGCCAGGCCGAGATCGAGGGCGCGGCCAAGGGGGCGGCGATCGATCGCTTCATCGCCGCCTTGCCTGACGGCTATGAAGCGATGGTCGGCGAGCGGGGCTTGAAGCTGTCGGGCGGCGAGAAGCAGCGGGTGGCGATCGCGCGGACGCTGCTCAAGGACCCGCCGATCCTGATCCTCGACGAGGCGACCAGCGCGCTCGACAGCCGGACCGAGGAAGCGATCCAGGACACGCTCGGCGACGTCGCGCGCAACCGCACCACGATCACCATCGCCCACCGGCTGTCGACCGTGGTCGGGGCCGACCAGATCGTGGTGCTCGACGCCGGGCGGGTGGCCGAGCGCGGGACGCACCAGGAACTGCTGCGGCGGCAGGGGCTCTATGCCGAGCTGTGGGCGCGGCAGGCGCAGGAGCGCGAGCTCGAGCAGGCGGCCGA
The Sphingomonas ginsengisoli An et al. 2013 genome window above contains:
- a CDS encoding DUF3140 domain-containing protein; the encoded protein is MSDSLDRSEIVRDFHAAVNMTPPALEKWLDTDHSREVGDSHTQGGDGGESTGHRSGRKIIAILGKKQADLTDADLAHMRKVAGYVHRHMAQRPEGDVSETKWRYSLMNWGHDPLKK
- a CDS encoding winged helix-turn-helix domain-containing protein, yielding MRPLLHPSLDDLRPDAILHALADRERAAIFADIAATDCVARCAEVAEQRGRTVPKSSLSQHFKILREAGLIRSERVGIELRNYSRCAEVETRFPGLIKAILTAYECEEEEAA
- a CDS encoding YdeI/OmpD-associated family protein, which produces MTGDSERSGLPITHFTDQAALEAWLATQPADAKGIWLAIAKAGGGATSVGKAEAIDSALCFGWIDGQLGKLDERHFLIRFTPRRPRSKWSENDARRAEELLAEGRVRPGGVAQIEAAKADGRWEAAYPPASRIAVPEDLAAALARRPPAKSFFDGLSGANRYAVLYRLHAVTERAKRKVAVAKWVAALARGETVHG
- a CDS encoding DUF1810 domain-containing protein, whose translation is MSDPFNLQRFVAAQRDGVFERALAEIAAGQKRTHWMWFIFPQHGDLGHSPAAKFYGLSGPEEAQAYLAHPLLGPRYRESVAAVRAQLAAGRSLEAMFGGLDALKFASSVELFGL
- a CDS encoding glucose 1-dehydrogenase, with the protein product MGKLTDKVAVVTGASKGIGASIAKALAAEGAAVVVNYASSKEGADKVVDAITAAGGRAVAVHGNVADEADAKGLVDAAVEQFGRLDILVNNSGVYAFSAIEEVTADDYRRQFDINVLGTLLTTKAAVPHLEAGASVINISSNITSLLVPQSAIYTGTKGAVDAITGVLAKELGPRGIRVNAINPGMIVTEGAREAGVIGSEFESQIVAQTPLGRIGAPDDVADVAVFLAGDDSRWLTGEKLAASGGLR
- a CDS encoding ABCB family ABC transporter ATP-binding protein/permease; the protein is MATAEETTTRPVAGFKTLWRFLPMLWPKGERELKLRVVVAVVLVLAGRGVLFAMPFTYKAIIDRMSGPAQAVGIVFALVAAYTLARFGGVLSDNLRNAVFEKVGQSAARRLSARVFRHVHSLSLRFHLERRTGSLTKIVERGTKSIDMMLYFLLFNIAPTLIELVATSVIFYVKYGLGLVAATLVTVAVYIVFTRRVSEWRSKLQREMNDVDNKAIGRAVDSLLNYETVKYFGAEEREARRYDEAIGTFTRAAVRNEVSLAWLNIGQSFITNGMMAGAMALTVWGWSQGKFTPGDVVLVNSLLLQLFRPLDMLGWVYRSIRQGLIDMEAMFDLTDTAAEVVDAPGAVALSVPNGELRFEDVRFGYDPERTILEGVSFRVPAGTTLAVVGPSGAGKSTLARLLYRFYDPQGGRILIDGQDIAQVTQASLRAAIGIVPQDTVLFNDTIGYNIGYGRDGASQAEIEGAAKGAAIDRFIAALPDGYEAMVGERGLKLSGGEKQRVAIARTLLKDPPILILDEATSALDSRTEEAIQDTLGDVARNRTTITIAHRLSTVVGADQIVVLDAGRVAERGTHQELLRRQGLYAELWARQAQERELEQAAE
- a CDS encoding YbhB/YbcL family Raf kinase inhibitor-like protein gives rise to the protein MLENIPHWLGSALSNLRAGHDKLTLARLDLGGLPTLDLMSPAFAPGARLPERFTADGEGVSPPLHWRGVPEGTARLALIVEDPDAPAPRPLVHAIVAAIDPALDQLEEGAIRADGDGAAGKDVGKNSFGGEGWLPPDPPTGHGAHDYVFQLLALDGEAPAPDFSPGRGDLVEHVRGHVLAAGVLVGTYSRGEEAPVGPVGAVAPA
- a CDS encoding DUF1801 domain-containing protein, whose amino-acid sequence is MSDDWRVLRMAEIRAMILAALPTAVEERKWKKPSNPAGVPTWSVDGQLICTGETYRDKVKLTFAHGAALADPAGLFNASLDGNQRRAIDLHEGDRLDATAFEALLQAAAARA
- a CDS encoding YaiI/YqxD family protein, which gives rise to MSTRRILVDADACPVKDEIYRVAWRHGVPVSVVSNQRLRVPEHPQIERVVVTDAFDAADDWIAARAGPTTVVITGDILLAERCLKAGSVVLAPTGKAFTNAGIGAAIATRAIMADLRAGAGSEGIGGPPPFAKADRSRFLQALDEALVRLARG
- a CDS encoding SDR family oxidoreductase; this encodes MAETFQPEVHPNDHLPGHESALEPKPEWQPRYPGSGRLKDKVAIVTGGDSGIGRAVAALFAREGADVAIIYLNEHDDAAKTRDIVAAEGRRALTIPGDLGDKSFCEKAVHQVIDAFGRLDVLINNAGEQHHQEKIEDISEEQLRRTFQSKIYSMFFLTQAAMPHLKSGAAIVNCTSETMYKGAPILLDYSATKGAITAFTRSLALNLVEQGIRVNGVAPGPIWTPLNPSGGQPPEKIPEFGKDTPMKRPGQPNEVAPAFLFLACEDSSYMTGQVIHPDGGNTTSS
- a CDS encoding PspC domain-containing protein, giving the protein MQKFLLNRRDAKVLGVGAGIADATGLDPLIVRLGLILAVLVTGPIAIILYLAAAWLASDR
- a CDS encoding peroxiredoxin: MRRLLFAAALTLGLGAPAAASLPVGAKAPDFTTMGALGGKDFKLHLADQLKHGPVVLYFYPKAFTEGCTFEAKAFSDASADFQKAGARVIGMSADDLPTLRRFSTEACRGKFPVATASPEVIKAYDVKLPVVSMTNRTSYVIARDGRITFVHSDLSWKDHVAKTLAAVRALPR